CAAACGGTTTCAACAGGTGGTTGCGATCGTGCACGAACACATGGCTGACGGCTCGACGGTTGAGGAGTCGGTTTTGGTTCACCCAGCCCGCGGCGGGGAGCCACAGGAAGTCGACGTGCTCATCACCGCAACAGCAGCGGGCCGCGGGGTCACCATCGGTGTGGAGGCATGCGACCGCAAGCGACGGGCAGACGTTGCATGGGTCGAAGAGATGAAGGCGAAACACGACGACCTGCACACGGACAAGCTGGTGCTGTTCTCCGCCTCGGGCTTTGCAAAGGGAGCAATTGCGAGGGCTGCCAAACACGGGATAGTCACAGTCGGTGCCGACCCCCTGTCGGACGAAGACCTCGAAGGGCTCATCCTTCTGGGTCTTCAGAGCATGTGGCCGAAGCGTGTGAGTTTGGTACCCGAGAGTGCAAAGGTGTGGGTGCGTCTCCCCGACGCAACGCAGGGCCGAGTGAAGGCAACCGGGGGGTTGCTGCTCTACTTCGAAGACGGGTCAGATTTTGGGTTCACGCTCAAGGAGGCCGCGTTTGCGAAGCTTCGCGCTCAGTGGGACGAGATTATCGACCACATCGGTTTGCGTGAGATTGTCGAGTCGCACGAGACAGAGTTTGTCCTTGATTGGCAACCGTTCACCGTAATCGTCGACGACGTTGAACGCCGGCTACACGTACGTGACGACAATGTGGACCCGGTCGAGTTCTATCCCATAGAGCGTGTCGAGCTCACGGGAAGCGCGGCCATTGAGGTTGAAGAAGCATCACGTACCCGCATGCGGTTGGGCGAGTCGCAGGTCACCCACGATGATCCACCTGCGACTGGCGGGCGTGGAATTCTCGTGGCGTCGGAGTGGCGTGGCAACGAACGCGTGACGTTGCAGCTTCTTCCCGCCGCAACCGAGTAAGCGCTCGCGGGCCCTACCAGTACTCCTCATAGTGGATGTTGCCGGCAACGCCGCGCCGGTCAAGCGTGAAGCCGCGTGCAATGAGGACTTCGACGGCGCCTTTGGTTGACGGGAACTCTGGTGTGTCCCCATCCCACTCGGGTAGACCGATCATTGCTGGATTGCCACAGAGGAAGACGTGGGTGTTTTCGGGGTCCAGCGGCCCGCCAAGGGCTTCGTCCAAGCCACCGGACTCAATGAGATCCTGGATGTATACCTTATTGCCTTCGTTCTCCGGTTCGCGGGTCGTCACAGCCAGGTAGTGGTAGTTGTTGAACCGCTCCATGAGCCTGCGGTGGGTATCGAGGTAAGCGAGATCGCGTAAATACCGAGACGTACACACCGACACGATCTGGCCGAGGTGGCCATCGCGCAGAAGGTCGAGCACCATAGCGTTGTGCGGTGCCTCGCCGGTGCCGGTAGCGAGCAAGACGACGTTGTTCTCGTGGCTGGTGAGTTTGTCCAGCCGGTAGCGGCCCGCCATCTTGCGCCCTAGGAAGATCCGGTCGCCGACGTCCTTGACGAACAGCCTCGGAGTCAGGATCGCCGACGTCTCCCGCGAGTCCTTTTCGACCAGTACGACGTAGAACTCGAGCGACCCGTCCGATGTCGGTGACAGAAGCTCCCCGTTGGCCGCAAGGATTGAACTGCTTATCGAATAGGAGCGCCGGGCAAGCTTCGCGATCTGCTCGTCGGCGAGATCTTCTTGTCGATCATCGATACGTGGTTCCCAGAAGCCGAGACCGAGCGTTGCATACTGGCCCGCGCTATATGATGGGAGGTCGCCGTCTGGGGTCACCGCGATGATCCAGAGACCGTCTTGCACGCGTTTGATTGAAGTGATCGTGGCGTTGTAGTTGGCGGATCGCAGAGATTCAATTTGGGAGAGTCCAAGACCGGTGCCGGTCGACCGATCCGCGGGTGTCTCGGTTACCGTCATCTCGTGGCCCTCCCCTTCGACAGGTATAGGCTCGTGTGCTGGTTGGTCATCCCAGTACACAAACAATGTCTCGAGAACGCTGGCGACGTTGGCCAGCGATGACGTGTCCCACACCTCACCCCGTTTCACTACGACAGTGTTTGACTGGGCAGAGACATGGTTGATTGCCGAATCGACATCGAAAATCCGGTTTGCGAGCATGGACGCAGGAGTGCCATCCGGGCGGGTCTCGTTCCGCGATGCGAACGTTTCGCCGTCCTGCGACGTTAGGTTGCGATCACCAATGAGGACGGCGATGTTGCCGATCCGCCTCGTTGTGACGGCGATTCGCTGTCCCATTTGATCCTCCTAAGGCCTGATAGTTCTCAGCTCTCGTTCTGCTGCTGCGGTGCGGCGACGTGCGTTACTGGAATATCAACTGCTCTTTCGATTCGGCTCACCGCGTCCATTCGCAGCCAACGAGATATCCCGGCCGGAAATGTCGACACGATAAGCCCGGCATAATTCGGGTTCGCGCTCATCTCCTGGGTCACCGCCAAAACTGGATGCGGGTCGCATGTTCGAACATCCTCCAACACAATGCCCGAATCTCGGAAATGTGCCCGAGCTCGTGTCGCGGTCTCCTCTGCGACAGCGGCAGCGACGTCTGTAGTGACCATCCCCAAGTGCGCGAGAGGGGTCGCGGGTACGAGAAGTATGAACGCTGCGTGGTCATCGTTCTTGGCGATGTCGCGCATCGCTGCCAGCAGTTCGGGACTCTCTGCCGTCTGATGTGCGATTACGAGATACCGGGCCAGGATCATCCTCCCTGATAGGTAGCCAGACCGTACCCGGATGAGGGCCACAATGGCAACAAGCAACTGCCGTAAGCCACAGTCGGTGTTGCAGTCTGCCCGTTTCGGAGGCCGACACCCGGCGTCTCACGCACCGATTGCGGCGCATTTGGCGAAATCGCATCGGCATACAATGAGCGCACCACAACGTTAGGCACCGACGTGATTGACCATTCTCTTCGCATGTACGACTCGATTCTCGAATTGCTGCCGGACGTGGACAATCCAACCCCGCTAGTCCGAATCAACCGTGTCACACCGTTCAAGCACACTCGTGTATACGCAAAGCTTGAGTGGTACAACCCGTTCGGAGCCGTTAAGGATCGCGTTGCGGCCAACCTCATCGAAGAGGCGGAGGACGATGACGTGATTCTTGCGGCGCAAAAACTTGTCGAGGCGACGTCGGGTAACACCGGTCTCGGTCTTGCGATGATCGCAAACGCTCGCGGGTATTCTCTAACGACGCCTATATCAACACAAGTTCCCTTGGAGAAGCGGACGATGCTGCGGGTGTTTGGCGCCGACGTCATCGAGCTTGATGACGACCTGTGCCCCGCACCGGGAGCACCCGAAGGTGCGATCGCCAAGGCGACCGAACTTGATGCGTTGCCAGAGTTTCACATGCTCAACCAGTATGTGAATATTTCGAACCCCAACGCCCACTACAAAACCACCGGACCGGAAATCTGGCGTCAGACAGGTGGTCAGATAACGCACTTCGTGGCAAGCCTCGGTACTTGCGGCACAATTTCTGGCACGGGGAGATTCTTGAAAGAACAGGACGCCGATGTGCAGGTTCTTGCAGTTCATCCCAACGAAGGGCACGACATCCCCGGTGTTCGCAGCATCCGTCAGCTCCCGCAGACCAAGTTCTTTCAGCCTGACGAGTACGATGGAATGGTCGAGATTCAAAATCAGGCCGCATTCGACCTTTGCCTGCGGCTGAACCGAGAGGAAAGCATCACTGCGGGGCCGAGTTCGGGGTTGGCGCTCGCCGGAGCATTCGAACTTGTGCCGGACGAGCCAGGCAACCTTGTGGTGGTGGTGTTTCCGGACAGCATCTTCAAATACGCGTCTTCTGTCGTGCGGCATCTCCCGGGACTCGGTTCGGTTCCGGCGCCGACGAAGGGGAAACAGGAAATCCTGCTTGAAGGAATGATCGAGAACACGCGGGCAAACATAAATCTCACGATCAGCGTCGACGCAGCCAGCGATCTCATGCGTGATGAGCAACCGTTCCTCCTGGACGTGCGTGAGACAGCGCCCTACGGCACCTCGCACGTACCAGAGGCTGTCAACATTCCACTCCACGATCTGTCGGACAGAAGGTCAGAATTGCCTGCCGACAAAGACGCACCGGTCCTCACGATTTGCGAGCGTGGCAATATCTCACTGCCGGCGGTCCTCTTTCTCACTAGTCTTGGATACACCGACGTTCGTAGTATCGACGGGGGCACACAAGCCTGGCGGGAACAAGGATTGGCCACAACGCAGTCATTATGACTAAAACGACCCTGGCATACGTTCTCATTGGTGTTGGCGTTGTTATGGTCCTGTTCGGAATAGCTGACGCCCTCGGCGCCGACGACGATGCAGCAAACTCGGCTGCGGTTGCGACGTCGGCACCGGCAGCGACGGAGGCGACGTTAGCTCTGGCCACCACCACCACTCTCCCTGCCACTTCGACCAGCCCGGTCGGATCGTCGACAACACAGACTTCGACAACAACCGAGCCACCGACAACCACATCTATAACGACCGCGCCTACCGAGACGGTTGAAGAGTTTGTCATCGCTTTCGCCGCCGCGATTGCGTCGGGTGATGTCGACTTCCTAGTCAACCGTCTCCATCCAGCAGTTGTTGGTGGGTTTGGCCCCGCGTTGTGTCGGACGTGGATCGAGACGGAGATTCTCGAACTCCTCGACTACCAGGTGACCGGACCCACGGTTGGTCCGCACGCCCAGACGTTCACGACACCGGCAGGCACCGGAACGATCGAGGAAGCGTTCTCGGTTCCTGTCAACTTTGTCTTCCAGGGACAAAAGTTCGACGCCGAAGGCGATTTCGCACTCGTCGACGGCGAGATGCGGTGGATGGGTCAATGTCGATGATCTGGTTGCAGACACCGCGTGCCGATCAGCCCTACGGTCTCAGTACACCTCGGGAATAAAGGTCTGCTCCGAGATCGGTGGACGGATGTAGCCCGAATCTTTCTGCCGCGGCGGCAGATCGACCGGACCGAGCGTGAGATCCTCATACGGGATCATCGAAAGTAGGTGGCTGATGCAGTTGAGCCGGGCGCGTTTCTTGTCTTCGGCATTCACTACGAACCAGGGGCTTGTTTGATATCCGTGTGATCGAACATGACGTCTTTTGCCCGAGAGAACTCGACTCAATGGGCGCGAGACTGAAGGTCCATTTCGCTTAGCTTCCACCGCTTTGTCGTGTCATCGATGCGCCCGAGGAATCTCCTTTCCTGCTCCTCGTCGCTCACTGAAAACCAATACTTGATCAAGATGATGCCGCTACGAACCAGCATTCGCTCAAACTCAGGACACGACCGGAGGAACTCCTTGTACTCGTCATCTGTACAGAACCCCATCACGGGCTCGACCAGGGCTCGGTTGTACCATGACCGATCAAACAGGACCAGTTCGCCTGCCGCCGGCAAGTAGTTCACGTACCGCTGGAACCACCACTGGGTCTTCTCGCGCTCGGTTGGTGTGCCGAGAGCTTCTACACGGCAGACACGGGGATTGAGACGTTCGGTGATGCGCTTGATCACCCCTCCCTTGCCGGCAGCGTCCCGCCCTTCGAAAATCACGACGACCCTGAGGCCTTCGCCCTTTACGTAACTCTGGAGCTTTACGAGTTCGACCTGGAGGCGGTTCAGTTCCTTCTCGTAGAATTTCTTGCTGAGCTTGTTCTTCGTGGGTCTTCCCGCCGGTCGCGGTGTGCCACTCATGACTGCAACCGTACACCGATCTCGCCTCGACACGCGGGACGCGGTTCCCGATTCTGGGGGTCACCGACCTGGTGCGTCACGACCGGGGCCGTGAGAAGACCTCTGCATCCGGGAATGCACCAACGTACGCAAACCAGAACGTACTGCGCGACGGCAGCGGTATGAGTGTGGTCCCGACCAAAGGACCCGACAGGGCTCGACCGAACACGTTCCATGTAGAACCGGTCTGATCGTCGACAAAATCGGATCCGCTTCCGCTGAAAGTCAATTCCGTACCGTCTTCGAGGACCGCAGAGAACACAGCTCCCGTGGTGCCATCACCAGTAGTGAAGAGCACGGTCGCGACACCACCCACGATGTCCGAGGTTGCAGCAAGCCCGAGGAACTCGATGGGGTACGCCCGGGCGACACCTCCCAACTCGACACCGATCACAAGAGTTGCCGGTGTGAGGCGGGGATCCTGCCCCGCCTCACCGACAGGGAAGATGAAAAAGCCGTTATCGATGTTCTCTGCGTACCCGACGAATGGGTCACGCGTGTATCTCTCGGGGACCGGCCCGACATCGCGGGTCATAATCAGGGTGTCGGGGTACTCGAGCGCCCACTCTGACCACGTCGTAGTGACTGAAGGCAGCGAGGTCAGACGACTCCCGGTTAAGGTCCCGACGATTGATTCGCCAGCGACCTGCCACCAATAGCTGCCCGTCTCTCTATCGACCATAACGAGGTCCGATTCGTAGAGCGCGCTGGTGTTGGAGAACGTCAAGGTGTTCCCGTCGACCCTGCGATCGTATACGACTCCGCTGAAGCACAGGGGGCAGTAGCTGATGAGGATGGGTACCCCGTTGAACTCATCGTTGACGATTTCATGAAAGTTGAGAATCTTGATCGGGTACGCATACGCCTGTTTTTCGGTTACGAACCCGATGACGAGGTCGTCATCGGCCAGCCAATCGCCAGCAGTGACATCGCCGTACGGAGGGTTATCTATAGGCCTGATGGCGTCAAAGAGTCGTCGACGGACTTCGAGAGTCGACCGTGAGAGCTGTACCGAACCGCCGTCGAAGGTGTCGAAGTAGACGTCTTCGAGCGGCACGGAGTGGAGCGATTGGTCGACGTCGGGGATGCCCGGCTTCACGTCGAGTATCGCGGGTGAAACCTCTGACGCGTCCGGTGGTTCGTTGTCGGGCAGGACCGGCGTTGTCGGGGCAACGGTAGGCACCGAAGTTGTCGGTGGCGCGGTTGATGCGGCACACGCGCCAACGGTCAGGGCGAATGCGGCAAGAGATGCGTTTCGTCGGAGATTCACGTCGTTATCAACCGGGACTCGGAGGAAATGTTTCCGCGCGAAAGCGCGACGGCAGGAACACAATCAATTCCGTGGACGTTGTTTGTCGCGTGCAACCTACCGATTCCTCCGACCTTGGCGGAACATCCGCCAGATACCCGTTGCCGGGTGGCCGCGTCGCGGTGGCAACGAGTAGAGAACTTCCCCGCGCCGCGTGGGTTGCGTCCCGGCTCCTCGGTGCGTCCGCGTATCGTCTGATTGCGGCGGGTCGCCGACCAGACTGCGCTGTATTGCATCGTAGGGAGAAGGCGTGGGCTCGCAAGGCGGTATCAGGTCTGGGAATCGACCTGTCCATTCGAGGACTCGAGCACATCGATCCTGACGAACGCTATGTGATCGTTTCGCTACATGAGGGGTTCGTTGACGCAGTGGCTCTGATGCACCTACCGCTCAATCTGTCTTGGATGGTGCGTGACGAGCTCAAGGAGTGGCGAACGCTTGGCCGCTATCTCGATGCCACGGACCAAGTGGTCATCCAGCCCGAGAACGTCAACTCGCGTGACATGCTTGGCGCAACGGTGGATACGTTCGCCCGCGGCGACAATCTGGTTGTATTTCCGCAGGGGTCTATCTTGGGAATCGAGGTTGCGTTCTGTCGCGGCGCTGGGTGGCTTGCCGAGAAGACAGGACGTCCCATCTTGCCGATAGTTCTGACGGGAAGTCACCGCGTCTGGGAATATCCGTTTTCGCGTCTCGTGAGGTTTGGCCAATCGATCGAAATGGAAGTCCTCAAGCCGATCCGCCCGGAAGATGCTGAAGATGCGATGGATAGC
This sequence is a window from Acidobacteriota bacterium. Protein-coding genes within it:
- a CDS encoding restriction endonuclease; translated protein: MSKRTKRFQQVVAIVHEHMADGSTVEESVLVHPARGGEPQEVDVLITATAAGRGVTIGVEACDRKRRADVAWVEEMKAKHDDLHTDKLVLFSASGFAKGAIARAAKHGIVTVGADPLSDEDLEGLILLGLQSMWPKRVSLVPESAKVWVRLPDATQGRVKATGGLLLYFEDGSDFGFTLKEAAFAKLRAQWDEIIDHIGLREIVESHETEFVLDWQPFTVIVDDVERRLHVRDDNVDPVEFYPIERVELTGSAAIEVEEASRTRMRLGESQVTHDDPPATGGRGILVASEWRGNERVTLQLLPAATE
- a CDS encoding ferredoxin--NADP reductase, translated to MTVTETPADRSTGTGLGLSQIESLRSANYNATITSIKRVQDGLWIIAVTPDGDLPSYSAGQYATLGLGFWEPRIDDRQEDLADEQIAKLARRSYSISSSILAANGELLSPTSDGSLEFYVVLVEKDSRETSAILTPRLFVKDVGDRIFLGRKMAGRYRLDKLTSHENNVVLLATGTGEAPHNAMVLDLLRDGHLGQIVSVCTSRYLRDLAYLDTHRRLMERFNNYHYLAVTTREPENEGNKVYIQDLIESGGLDEALGGPLDPENTHVFLCGNPAMIGLPEWDGDTPEFPSTKGAVEVLIARGFTLDRRGVAGNIHYEEYW
- a CDS encoding pyridoxal-phosphate dependent enzyme — its product is MIDHSLRMYDSILELLPDVDNPTPLVRINRVTPFKHTRVYAKLEWYNPFGAVKDRVAANLIEEAEDDDVILAAQKLVEATSGNTGLGLAMIANARGYSLTTPISTQVPLEKRTMLRVFGADVIELDDDLCPAPGAPEGAIAKATELDALPEFHMLNQYVNISNPNAHYKTTGPEIWRQTGGQITHFVASLGTCGTISGTGRFLKEQDADVQVLAVHPNEGHDIPGVRSIRQLPQTKFFQPDEYDGMVEIQNQAAFDLCLRLNREESITAGPSSGLALAGAFELVPDEPGNLVVVVFPDSIFKYASSVVRHLPGLGSVPAPTKGKQEILLEGMIENTRANINLTISVDAASDLMRDEQPFLLDVRETAPYGTSHVPEAVNIPLHDLSDRRSELPADKDAPVLTICERGNISLPAVLFLTSLGYTDVRSIDGGTQAWREQGLATTQSL
- a CDS encoding DUF3179 domain-containing protein, which codes for MNLRRNASLAAFALTVGACAASTAPPTTSVPTVAPTTPVLPDNEPPDASEVSPAILDVKPGIPDVDQSLHSVPLEDVYFDTFDGGSVQLSRSTLEVRRRLFDAIRPIDNPPYGDVTAGDWLADDDLVIGFVTEKQAYAYPIKILNFHEIVNDEFNGVPILISYCPLCFSGVVYDRRVDGNTLTFSNTSALYESDLVMVDRETGSYWWQVAGESIVGTLTGSRLTSLPSVTTTWSEWALEYPDTLIMTRDVGPVPERYTRDPFVGYAENIDNGFFIFPVGEAGQDPRLTPATLVIGVELGGVARAYPIEFLGLAATSDIVGGVATVLFTTGDGTTGAVFSAVLEDGTELTFSGSGSDFVDDQTGSTWNVFGRALSGPLVGTTLIPLPSRSTFWFAYVGAFPDAEVFSRPRS
- a CDS encoding 1-acyl-sn-glycerol-3-phosphate acyltransferase, with amino-acid sequence MQPTDSSDLGGTSARYPLPGGRVAVATSRELPRAAWVASRLLGASAYRLIAAGRRPDCAVLHRREKAWARKAVSGLGIDLSIRGLEHIDPDERYVIVSLHEGFVDAVALMHLPLNLSWMVRDELKEWRTLGRYLDATDQVVIQPENVNSRDMLGATVDTFARGDNLVVFPQGSILGIEVAFCRGAGWLAEKTGRPILPIVLTGSHRVWEYPFSRLVRFGQSIEMEVLKPIRPEDAEDAMDSVQQEMKQIALSRQRVPPRRYVPARDGFWDGYRFDIDPSFPEVAAEVAAHRAIGSASDSRTR